TCGCCTTCATCGCCGCACGCTGGACCCCGGATCCCCGGACGGTCCGGCGGGCCGCCCTCGCCGCGCTCGTCATGTCGGTGGTCATCGTGGTCACCGGCGGCGCGGTCCGGCTCACCGGCTCCGGTCTGGGCTGCCCGACCTGGCCGAAGTGCACGGACGACTCGCTCACCGCGACGTCGGAGATGGGCCTGCACGGCGTCATCGAGTTCGGCAACCGCCTGCTGACGTACGTGCTGTGCGCGGCCGTCGGCTGGGCGATCGTCGCGGCCCGCTCGCAGAAGCCGGTGCGGCGCGACCTGACCCGGCTGGGCTGGCTCCAGTTCTGGGTCGTCATGGGCAACGCGATCCTCGGCGGCATCGTCGTGCTGGTCGGTCTGAACCCGTACACGGTCGCCGCCCACTTCCTGCTCTCCTCCGCGCTGATCGCGGTCGCGACCGTGATGTGGCAGCGCACCCGGGAGGGTGACGGGGTGCCCCGGCCGCTCGTCGGGAAGGCCGTCCAGCAGCTCGTGTGGGTGCTGACCGGCGTCACGGTGCTGCTGATCGCCGTCGG
Above is a genomic segment from Streptomyces glaucescens containing:
- a CDS encoding COX15/CtaA family protein; this translates as MVPVPKLTRADAAAALRNPLAFIAARWTPDPRTVRRAALAALVMSVVIVVTGGAVRLTGSGLGCPTWPKCTDDSLTATSEMGLHGVIEFGNRLLTYVLCAAVGWAIVAARSQKPVRRDLTRLGWLQFWVVMGNAILGGIVVLVGLNPYTVAAHFLLSSALIAVATVMWQRTREGDGVPRPLVGKAVQQLVWVLTGVTVLLIAVGTVVTGAGPHAGDSSDVPRMPLDWEMVSKLHAVLAWIVVTLTFALWFVLKAVDAPKGPLGRTRDLFVILLLQGVIGYVQYFTDLPEVLVGAHMLGSCLVWIGTLRVLLALRERPAAVPADLGERTDRTLTTA